In Primulina eburnea isolate SZY01 chromosome 3, ASM2296580v1, whole genome shotgun sequence, one DNA window encodes the following:
- the LOC140828073 gene encoding NAC domain-containing protein 30-like, with product MEMESCIPPGFRFHPTEEELVGYYLNRKINSLKIDLEVIVDIDLYRMEPWDIQDRCRLGCEERNEWYFFSHKDRKYPTGTRTNRATNAGFWKATGRDKAVLSKDRIIGMRKTLVFYKGRAPNGRKTDWIMHEYRLQTSEHGPPQEEGWVVCRAFRKPNPTQKQGFVDPWDYNMNSRKFTIPPYPSSPSSHFLHNFNPITHEYDQTPLIPHFENHMLELPNLDSPSISTSLHATTANNFEEVEDEKSSFPDDWKSSFDREDIGSQMLHLDPSSHANASLPPVSYNIDELVAQNHLSSVFESFPELM from the exons ATGGAGATGGAGTCATGTATTCCTCCAGGCTTTCGATTTCACCCGACAGAGGAAGAGCTCGTCGGCTactatctcaacagaaaaatcaACTCTTTGAAAATCGATCTGGAAGTGATAGTCGACATTGATCTCTACAGAATGGAGCCATGGGACATTCAAG ATAGGTGCAGATTGGGATGTGAAGAAAGGAATGAATGGTATTTTTTCAGTCACAAAGACAGGAAGTATCCAACTGGCACCCGAACCAACCGGGCAACAAATGCCGGTTTCTGGAAGGCCACAGGGAGGGACAAGGCAGTGCTTTCTAAGGACAGAATCATAGGAATGAGAAAGACATTGGTGTTTTACAAAGGACGAGCTCCTAACGGAAGGAAAACCGATTGGATCATGCATGAATATCGCCTCCAGACATCTGAACATGGACCTCCTCAG GAAGAAGGCTGGGTGGTATGTCGAGCATTCAGGAAGCCGAATCCAACTCAGAAACAAGGGTTTGTTGATCCATGGGATTACAATATGAACAGCAGAAAATTCACGATCCCACCATATCCCAGCTCCCCAAGTAGTCATTTTCTGCACAATTTCAACCCCATTACTCATGAATATGATCAAACTCCACTAATCCCACATTTCGAAAATCATATGCTGGAGCTTCCGAATCTTGACAGCCCCTCCATTTCAACGAGTTTGCATGCAACAACCGCAAACAActttgaagaagttgaagatgAAAAGAGCAGCTTCCCCGACGATTGGAAATCGAGCTTCGATAGAGAAGATATTGGATCACAAATGCTTCATCTCGACCCTTCATCGCATGCGAACGCAAGCTTGCCCCCAGTATCTTACAACATTGATGAGTTAGTGGCTCAAAACCATCTAAGTAGCGTATTTGAATCATTTCCTGAATTAATGTAG
- the LOC140825646 gene encoding ABC transporter G family member 25-like, producing MLESGKAAEAVSATNGGESSSSVDSTHSRSLPSSFSISLKFADVVYKVKVHDRNTKSRTASIRSMFAGVSVPSSDVENPPAVAQQHLERTILNGITGMAAPGRILAILGPSGSGKSTLLNALAGRLHHGHGLSGTVLFNDRRLTKEVVKRTGFVTQDDVLYPHLTVRETLVFCSLLRLPNSVPKNEKLSIAESVITELGLSKCENTIIGNSFIRGISGGERKRVSIAHEMLVDPSLLILDEPTSGLDATAAFRLVATLGGLAAKGKTVVTSLHQPSSRVYQMFDDLLVLSEGRCIYFGKQSKAMGYFDSVGFSPCFPMNPADFMLDLANGVCQLDGSSEKEKPNVRQSLVQSYNSVLAPKVKLACRDAPSMVPRERSSHTTKHYGCTSHFSTFVNQFTILLQRNLKERKHETFNSLRVFQVITASLLAGLMWWHSDYHDIQDRLGLLFFISIFWGVFPSFNAVFTFPQERAIFIKERASGMFTLLSYFMARITGDLPMELILPTLFLSIAYWMTGLKPELSSFLLTLLVLLSYVLVSQGLGLALGALIMDSKKASTVVTVTMLAFVLTGGYYVHKIPSFMSWIKYVSTTFYSYRLLIHVQYGDGEGIYTFLGCLSGRRDKSTCKFIDEDIRGQIHPAVCMSMLLIMFVGYRLIAYIALRRLRA from the exons ATGCTGGAATCTGGAAAAGCAGCAGAAGCTGTTTCTGCTACTAATGGAGGAGAAAGCTCATCTTCGGTGGATTCGACTCACTCTCGGAGCCTTCCATCTTCTTTCTCGATTTCTCTGAAA TTCGCGGACGTTGTATACAAAGTAAAGGTGCATGACAGAAACACGAAGTCAAGGACCGCCAGCATTAGAAGCATGTTTGCTGGAGTGTCCGTGCCATCATCAGACGTGGAGAATCCACCGGCGGTGGCTCAACAGCATCTAGAACGAACCATCTTGAATGGGATCACAGGCATGGCCGCGCCGGGGAGAATCCTGGCCATTCTTGGCCCATCCGGCAGCGGAAAATCAACGTTGCTGAACGCACTAGCCGGGCGCCTCCACCATGGCCATGGACTCTCGGGAACAGTCCTCTTCAATGATCGTAGGTTAACGAAAGAAGTGGTTAAAAGAACTGGTTTTGTTACGCAGGACGACGTGTTGTACCCTCACCTGACAGTTCGAGAAACTCTTGTTTTCTGCTCACTACTAAGACTCCCGAACTCAGTACCCAAAAACGAGAAACTTTCGATCGCAGAGTCGGTGATCACCGAACTGGGTTTGTCAAAATGCGAGAATACAATAATAGGTAACAGTTTTATACGCGGGATCTCCGGCGGCGAAAGGAAAAGAGTGAGCATAGCTCATGAGATGTTGGTAGACCCGAGCTTGTTGATTTTGGACGAGCCCACCTCAGGTCTGGACGCAACGGCGGCGTTTAGACTGGTTGCGACGCTGGGTGGGCTGGCGGCGAAAGGGAAGACGGTGGTGACTTCCTTGCACCAGCCGTCGAGCCGTGTGTACCAGATGTTTGACGATTTGCTTGTGTTGTCAGAGGGGCGGTGCATATACTTCGGGAAACAAAGTAAAGCGATGGGTTATTTTGACAGCGTGGGGTTTTCGCCATGTTTCCCCATGAATCCTGCTGATTTCATGCTTGATCTCGCTAATG GTGTATGCCAGCTCGATGGTTcgagtgagaaagaaaagcctAATGTGCGACAATCCCTTGTACAATCCTACAACAGTGTACTAGCTCCCAAAGTAAAATTAGCTTGCAGGGATGCCCCGAGCATGGTCCCGAGAGAGAGATCGAGCCATACGACCAAACATTATGGTTGCACAAGCCATTTCTCAACTTTTGTCAATCAATTTACTATTCTCCTCCAAAGGAACCTCAAGGAGAGAAAGCATGAAACTTTCAATTCTTTACGAGTTTTTCAAGTGATCACTGCTTCGTTACTGGCCGGTCTCATGTGGTGGCATTCAGATTACCATGACATCCAAGACCGTCTTGGCCTTCTCTTCTTCATCAGCATCTTCTGGGGAGTTTTCCCATCTTTCAACGCGGTATTCACCTTCCCTCAAGAACGAGCTATTTTTATCAAGGAAAGGGCCTCCGGTATGTTCACGTTGTTGTCTTATTTCATGGCTCGAATCACCGGAGACTTGCCAATGGAGTTGATCCTTCCCACATTGTTCCTCTCCATAGCATATTGGATGACAGGTCTAAAACCAGAGCTCTCTTCGTTTTTGCTGACACTGCTAGTCTTGCTCAGCTATGTGCTCGTTTCTCAAGGGCTCGGTCTGGCACTTGGCGCACTGATAATGGATTCCAAGAAAGCTTCAACTGTGGTCACTGTCACAATGCTGGCTTTTGTCCTGACAGGAGGGTATTATGTGCACAAAATTCCATCCTTCATGTCATGGATAAAATATGTTTCAACTACATTTTACAGCTACAGGCTTCTTATCCATGTTCAATATGGGGATGGGGAAGGAATTTACACGTTCCTCGGTTGCTTGTCAGGGAGACGGGATAAATCGACCTGTAAATTCATAGACGAAGATATTCGTGGCCAAATCCATCCTGCAGTGTGTATGAGCATGCTGCTGATAATGTTTGTAGGGTACAGGTTAATTGCGTATATCGCATTAAGGCGACTTAGAGCTTGA